The DNA segment TTGGCTGCCCAGTCGGCACTGCGGTCACATCTTCAAACGCGGACGCTTGCAGTAGGGCGAAACACGCGCGTGCGCAAGCGTATGAGGCAATGGGTGTAAGTCGGAACTTTCAAGCTTCCCGATATTGGGACGATCTCGTTTGGAACGCTTGCAAGTGACCGATGCCAAGCTCGTCGACGTCAATTCTGTCTTCTCGGAATGCGTTCGAGAGATGGAACGAACGTCTTCTCCTCTACGCGGGGTTTACGCCATGCCTACAGGCCCATGCCGTCTTTGCCAGCGGAACGATGAATTACAGTTGAGCCATGTTGTTCCCGCCTTTGTTTTTCGTTGGATGCGGGAGTCCTCTGGCAATGGTCATTTACGTAGCACCGCATCACCCAACTTGCGTGTCCAAGATGGACCGCAAAAGCATTGGCTTTGCCGTGATTGTGAGGCTCGGTTAGGTCGATACGAGACAGCGTTTGCAGGCCAGCTCTTCCACCCTTATCTGGCGCAGTCTGGAAGACGGTTCTTATACGGCCCGTGGCTGCTGCGATTCTGTGTGTCGGTGTCATGGCGAAACTTGCTCATTCAGCTGGATCACCTATCGGATCAGAACTTCACAGAAAGTGAGCGCGATATGATCGCGCAGGCCGAACGGACCTGGCGCGAGTACTTGCTCGATCAAAGGCCGAACCCTGGCGTCTTCCGTCAGCTTCTATTGCCGCTAGACAGGATCGAAAGTAATCGGGACGACCTGCCACCCAACATCAATCGTTACTTCATGCGCGCCATAGACATAGACCTTTGTCACGGTGGCCAGACAATATTCACTTACACCAAGCTGGGCAGATTTGTGATCCTTGGCTTTATCAACGAACCACAACGGAATCAATGGGTCGGAGGCTGGGTGAACGCAAATGAGGGCAGGGTAGAGCCTAGGGAATACACACTCCCAGCTCCCTTCGGGACCTATTTGATGAACAGGGCCTCGCACGTACGAGAGGCACTGGGAGGTCTGTCGCCGAGGCAGACGACCAGAATCGAGCAAGCTTTCCGCGCTAACGCAAACCAAATTGTTGGCAGTGATTTCTTCGAGGCGATGCAAGTCGATGTTGAGATGTTTGGGTCCAACGCATTCATGCCTCAGAACAACCAATGGGAAGAGCAATAAACGTTCTTCTTGACGAAAGATGATCTCTACACATCGATTCAGTCCTGACTTCTAAAGCCAGAAAGCCAACTTTCATACTTCTCCTTGGGAGGAATAAGTCCCATCTTCCGTGGAGTCGAGAAATCAACCTTGCTAGCTTTACTTGCCTCATTCGTCATTTTCAGCAATCTCTCACGGATGCGGCTTGCGTGGCTCTGCTGCTCCTCCGCAAGTTCAACAGAGAAAAAGATCACATCATCTGTGTACTCGGTAATTGCCACCATCGAGTCATGAAACATGGCATCGGTATTACCGTCTCTGCGTTTAAGACCGAAGTAGTTCTGTACGTACACGTCAGTCGTTAGGCCATGATGCTTGAATTTTTCGATCAGCTCTGTACGTATCCCATTGGCATGAGATAGCTCTGTCAGTGACTGCTCAATCATGGCCGCCAGCGCTATCGATCTTCCAGGCACGAGCTCAGCGGCATAGGTCAGTGCCTTAAGAGCATCGATAGGAACCGTGAGCGGTGTGATCTGCACCATCTCTGCTTTAAACACGGTTACCTTGTCTGGCTTCACCCCTCGTAACAGCATGTCGTTGGTACGCTCAGCCTCAGCTCTTTCCGCGAAGTAGGCTTTGGACAATGGCGCTACATGTTGGTTCTTTACGCTCATTGCTTGATTTGCGATTGTCGACGCAACAACAACAATGGCATTGGCTTGCCTCAATGCGTCGCTCAGCTGCCTTCGTCTGTTGGCGCGTTCGGCTAGCCGCTGTGCACCCCAAACACCGAAGCCCGCACCGGCCAAGGCGGATAGAAATGCACTAATGAATTCGGAGTTAAGAAACGACCTGAGTGTATCCCAGGCGGCAGTAAGGCTCGGATCCAGACAGAAAGATGGCATGTGCAGTTCTACCCGCTGAGGTCTAATCGATCGTCGGAAGGATTAAAGATCGATTTTCAGGCTCAATGCACGTGCTGACCATCGACTCCTGAAGCATGCGCTATAGCGGAATATTCCTAGATGCTGTCCGTCGCAATAAATCCTTGTAGCACCAATGGCTTAACCGAAGGTGCCGATGTTCATAGCTCTAAAGCGGTTGATCCTAGATCTTGTTCGCGGCTCCATACGGAGCGAGCAGTGGCGGGCTTGGACGCGAACTAGGGAGAAAGGACAAGATCAAAGAATCACGACACCAACCACCAGCGGGCCAGCCTTGCCCACCAGCCCCAATCCGGCTTGACATAATAGGCATTATGCGAAATTGTCTATGGGGCGAACTGGGCTGGTGGACCCGGCTGCTGGGCTGGTTTCTGAAAGGCCCTCCCCGTGCCGATAACCCCTCTAAAGGAACCTTGGAGGCGTTCGCATGTTGATGGATCAACCGCCGTGTTGGCAGGCCGGCCCTAAGCAGAACCCGTGCGCGTTGGCGCACTACGCACGCGTTGTTTACGGCCACCGAGCTTCGGGCTGATTGGCTTGGCTGGAAACAGCGCGGCCGATACCTGGTGGCTCCCGATGGCCAACTAAGCAGCCCGGAGCGCATGCGCGGGATCATGTGGCGGCTGGACGCCGAAGCTCGCCGGGACGCTGCCCGTATCCGGAACGCCAAAGCGAAGGTTTCGCAGGGATCGGTCAAGGTCGTCGTCGTGGAACTGGCCGACTGGCACGCCCGTCACTTCGGCAGCCGGGCTGGTTAACCACCCGCTCCTTCCAGTCGCTTCCACCGTAGGGACTACCCGCCCCTACACCCCGGAGTATGATCCGGCCCAGGGGTACACATGGAACGTCTACAGCAACAGCGGCAGGAACGCCGGGAACGCACCGGCATTGTCCAAATCGTCCTGATCGCGGCCGTACTGCTCGCGGCCCTTTATGGTGGCCTGCGCCTGTTAGGCGGCACGCACGCGGCTTGGCAGGCAAGGAAAGACGAACGCACCGCGCACGCGGCCGCCATCAAGCAGGCGGCGAACAATGTCCAGCGCGGAGAGCAGCTTTCATACGAGGAAGCTCGCGACCGGCGGTTGATCGAGTACGAGCAAGAGCTTTCCGAGGGACTACAGTCCGGCCGATTGAAGTGCGTTCATGGCGTACTTTTTCGGCGCATCCCAAACGGTTGGGAGAACGTTCCAGGCGAACGATGTCGCTAGTAAGTGATCGGATCTCTATCCGGAGCAATCAATGACAAAAAGTATATTTTTAACGTTGTGCGGACTGATCGCGTCGCTTGTTGCATTGAGTGCAATGCTACTGGGATACGTTTTTTTTGAATGGCCGTTCGTTATTGGAGATCGTCAGGGGCAGGCAGCTTGGTTCCAAGCAATAGCGACGGTGTTTCTCTTCGCGTGGGGCGCAGCGGAGGCTCATGACCTCCGCACCGAACTGAGACGCAAAGAAGCGGAAGCTCGGACCAGACGAATTGCCGCTAATGACACGCGCTTCCGTTGGTACGCGATGGAGCTGAGAGAAGACGCTAGGGTGTGGGTGCGAAATATGAATGAGCTCGACCCTCGAATCATGCGGCTCAAGGTCAGAGATATGCTTGAGTCCTACACGTTTACCACACACGCGAGAAATATTGCTGAACTCGACGACGAAGAATTGAGCGCCGTGAACTGTCGTCATAAAGCGGTGATTCTTAGGCAATGCGAAGCCTACGAAACCTTGCGCCTTCATCTGGCGCAGCACCCGAGTGAAGGCTTTGCTGACGCTTACGATAGACAGCATCCGGAAATCAGCCGGCAGGCTCATCGCGTAAGTCGTGACGCGGAGCGGATGATTAGCGGTTCTGAGCCAGAAGGATAGTGAGGACTAATAGCCCTACAACAGGCCCGGTATACGTATTACTTGGCTTGTATACGGGGCTTCGAGGGAAGACTTCACCGCGAGATCCAGCGCGGTAATCGACCACCGCGCCGTCTGGTACCGCTTGAGCGTGCGCGACGGGCTCAGGCCGCGATTCTGGCGGCCTGCCGACATCTTCGCGCTTAAGCCGTGCCCCTCGTGCTTGTCGTATGCGAGCGCGCTCCACGGCATCGAACCGAAACGCGGTAGGTGGTCTTTGGTTAAGGCTGGTAGCCCCGACTAACAAGTTCAGCGCCAAGTGATGTGGCATAGGTGTGACGATGTCCTTTCCGCGGCCGAAAGCGGACCCGCCCTACCCCCGATAAATCTTCCTAATCCCGTGGCCACGATGTCTGTTTCCGGCGCCACAAGCAGACGCCGGCTGAGCGGGAGTCGAGTGCCCTGAGAGCTCTGTCATCCGGGCATGTGCCGTATCCCCGAAGCTTCGATTCTCCGGCGATCTGTAGCTCCTGTCAGGCTCGCTCAAGCGGCTGACGCGAGGGGGCCATGCGGTCGTCTCATGCACAAGGCTTAGGGCCCTTCCGGATGGGGTGCTCCCTTGAGCTGACAACGGCGTCAAGGGGTCCCCGTTGCGGTGACCATGCACCGCACCGTCACCACTGCCTGACCACCCACGGGCAACGCGGGAAGCGTAATACCACCCCCCAGTAGTGTACTGACAGCAATCGTGGGTGATGGGCAACTCGCCCCCCCGGATGCGCTACAGGTCGCTGTGGTACTGGGAGCGAAGCAGTCCAGTCCGGCGCCAGGAGCGTCGGAAAGCAACACATTCATCGCGTCTCGCGGCCCGTTATTCGTGACAGTAAGGGAGAAATCGACGACCTCACCGGCCATCACCGGATCCTTAGAGGCTGTTTTCACCACCTGTAGATCAGCTCTGCGGAGTCCGTTGGTGAAGGTGCACACGATGGGCCCCGCTGTGCGAGTGGCTTGCGCATCTAGCACTACAGACCGGTTCACCATGTCAGGCGTGGCAGTGCCGCCGGCGGCCATTCCCGTGCAGTCGATAGCAGTCACTTCAAACGCGCCAGCCGGCGGATCCTCGGTGATGGTAGTTGCTACACCCGCGGCCATGAGGGCCTGGGTGGCCCCAGCAGTCGCGGTACCCGCGGCGGCGGTGGTGATGCTCAGGGCCTGAATGCCATTGGTGCCGGTGAACCCAAAAGTACCGACGTCGCCCACCGAAACTTTCTGCACAACGACCGAGGGACATTGCACAGTGAAGGATGCACTCGCCATATTGTCGCTTGGATCTAGATCCGCAAAACCGTCAGTAGCGGAGAAGTCCGCGCTCGCCGTGTTGGTCACGGTCGCGCCACAGGCGGCGGTCGGCGAGACGGTGCCATTGATTACGAAGGTCAAGGTGCCTCCGGGCGCAAGGGTATACCCGCCGGCGAACGCCAGATTGCCCGTGCCACTGGCCGCGGGACAGGTCGATCCCGCAGATGCTGTGCAGGTCCAGCTGGCATTGGCGATCTGAGCAGGGAGTGTGTCGAGAATGTCGGCGGCGTTCGCCCCGTTGATGGTGGGTGCCTGGATGCCAGCATCTACCGGGTTGATGTCACGATTGGTGATGGTGACCGAATAACTCATTTCCAGGCCGCGCAGATAGGTGACCGAGGGCGTGGTCTTGGCGACGGTAATGTTGGCGGGGGTGGAAGTGACCACACCACGCACTTCGTGGATGTTATTGAGCCCGCCGGTAGAGCCGCCGAAGCCCATTCGAAGATTGGCAGGTGCGGCATAAGGGAAGTTGAGGGCGTTGAGCACCGTCGTGAGTGCGCCGCCGCCTTGGCCTAGAGCCACGGTGACCCGATAACCGCCTAGTCCATTCGGTATCAGCAGAATGCGTGCTCTGTCGGCCGCCGGGCGGACTGCAGTTAACGGCACGTCGATGCCGCCAGGCGCCGCTGCGCCGCCCACATATACGTTGTTGACGCTGAGCGGGCCCCGCACGACCACGCGATCCGCTGTCGAACCTGGGCTTCCGCTCAGGGCCGAACACCCGCCCGTCACGCCGGGCAACTGGCCGGAGAAATTGCCGAACTCGTCCAGACCGATGCCTAGATAGCCGCCGGCCCCGTTGCAGTAGCCCAACCCTGCCCCGGGTATGGCGCCGGCCATCGTTTCGTTGGCGTCGTACAAATAGAAGCTGATGCCGTCAGCGCCCGTGCCGCTCCAGGCCACGTAGTCGAATTCGACAATGACGCCCTGACTGGAGGGGAACGAACCACCCGTATAGCGTGCGCTGCCGACCTGATTTGGCAGGTCCGTCGACAGCCGCAGCCAACCGTTGCCCACCGCGTCATTGGTGTTGTTGCCATCGACGATCAGGCCATAGCCGCCCGTCAGGATGCCGCTGTCGTTGTTGCCAGCGTTGTCGTTTCCCGTAAACGTCCAGCCTGACTCGGTGCTGTTGCGGAAGGGCGCATTGACCTTGAACTGCGCATTCGCCTGACCCGCAATACCCGCGGCAAGTATGGCAAGCAGCGAAACAAGTATGGCTCTTGAGCTTTTCATGGGCCTCCCGATGAGAAACTTCGACGGGGCAACGCGCGGCGGCATGATCGAACTTGCGAAATCAGAACTACACATCTGGAAGGTGTCGAATGTTCTAGCGTCAGGTATGCAACATTCGCATTGAGACTTGGCTAGAGGACATGGTGCGTAAATTTGTCGAAGCGCCTTAATGCGGGGTGCGCAAGGGGCTGGCGGAGAGATCGCGCCGATGCCTGACGCCGGCAAGATCGGCGTCCAAGACAAGATGCGGGAGAAGCCCGCGCCAAACCGAAAAAGTGGCCTCCATGCCGGGATCACATACATCTCATGCTGTAGTGAGAATTCCTGCCTGAAGCGGCGCTTTGTATTTCTTCGCCGTGCCCTCGAGGTTCAATCGCGGCTGGGGCGTACTCCACATCATCGACATGGACGGCCAGCGTTCTCGCTGGCTAGGTGATCACCAAGGTGTTTGGTGTGACTGTAGGCCTGACCTTTACATCGTTACTGCGGCGCCACAGGCGAGCGCGAGTTAGGTTGCAGGGGCACAGGCAATCTGGCGCGCAACGCTCCGCGAAGCGCTTGATCCTGCGAAAGCAACTGGAACATGGTGGTCTCGAAGTCCGAACGGGTCAACGAGTAAGCAGCCGCGAGTTCCTCAAGGATGGCCTTGTCCCTAAAAACTATCAGGATAGCCTCAATTGTGCCCTGCTCTAGCATTGCCAGTGCTTCATCAACGGCAGCCTGCGCCTGGTCATAGAGCGTGCCTGCATCTGCTCGGATCACTGCATTGTTGACAGCTGAGATCACATCGCTTCGACCGTCGCCATCGGAAGCGACCTGATGCAGTTTTCGACGGATCGCGTAAACGGCCCGCTTGCGAATCGTGGCTTCCCTCGCGCGCCGCATCGCCGCCAAGACACGTCGGCACCCGTCGTCCATCAGATGCTTCCCCACAGTTGCGTCATCGCCCCTGTGCGCGGAAAAGGCAGCCAAGCATTCTGGCATCGCTAGCAGGTTTTCCACGCCTGCTACGGGCAATACGAAAACCCCTCGCTTGGCAAGGCCGTCTATCTCCGCAGTATCCCGGTCATCCCGATCGATAAGCCCAAACGGAGAAAGATGATGCAGTTTTACCTGTTGTGTAAAGGCGCGAACAGACTTGTCTACATTCTCATGGCCGCCACTGGGAACAATGAAGTACTCGGGGAACAGAATCTCGTAGAGCTTCTGGTCGCGGCTGCCAGTATCACCCTCCACAAAAAGCGTTGGTCTGCGCGACCCTAGAATTCGGAGCACCACATCTTCGGGAAGACCATGGGTACTGGGGACCTGAGCCCAGTCCCAACGGCCTAACTGATTGTTAGGGCCGGGAAGAGCGCTCACCTGAGCGGGTTCGAAGTCAAACAGCGCGATCTTAGTGGCCGTAACGCGGCTAGCTGCGAAGGCAAGATCATGCGTAATGTAGATGAATGTGCAATCCGCCCGTTCTTGTTCAAGTACATCCCACAGCCTGGCCTGTATGCTCTCGTGTAGATGCAACTCGGGCTCATCAATGATGATGGCTTTGTTAGCGGGGGCCAGAAGAGCTTGGGCCACTAGATAGAAGCCGACCCGTTCACCGTCGCTGAGCCTGCTCGCGTTGTACTCTGATCCGGAAAGGGTTGTCGCGCGGATCTGATGGTCCCCGATGTTTAGTTGGCGCTCGGGGAAAACCATCTGCCAGATACGCGTGAGTTTC comes from the Pseudoxanthomonas sp. YR558 genome and includes:
- a CDS encoding DUF11 domain-containing protein; its protein translation is MKSSRAILVSLLAILAAGIAGQANAQFKVNAPFRNSTESGWTFTGNDNAGNNDSGILTGGYGLIVDGNNTNDAVGNGWLRLSTDLPNQVGSARYTGGSFPSSQGVIVEFDYVAWSGTGADGISFYLYDANETMAGAIPGAGLGYCNGAGGYLGIGLDEFGNFSGQLPGVTGGCSALSGSPGSTADRVVVRGPLSVNNVYVGGAAAPGGIDVPLTAVRPAADRARILLIPNGLGGYRVTVALGQGGGALTTVLNALNFPYAAPANLRMGFGGSTGGLNNIHEVRGVVTSTPANITVAKTTPSVTYLRGLEMSYSVTITNRDINPVDAGIQAPTINGANAADILDTLPAQIANASWTCTASAGSTCPAASGTGNLAFAGGYTLAPGGTLTFVINGTVSPTAACGATVTNTASADFSATDGFADLDPSDNMASASFTVQCPSVVVQKVSVGDVGTFGFTGTNGIQALSITTAAAGTATAGATQALMAAGVATTITEDPPAGAFEVTAIDCTGMAAGGTATPDMVNRSVVLDAQATRTAGPIVCTFTNGLRRADLQVVKTASKDPVMAGEVVDFSLTVTNNGPRDAMNVLLSDAPGAGLDCFAPSTTATCSASGGASCPSPTIAVSTLLGGGITLPALPVGGQAVVTVRCMVTATGTP
- a CDS encoding AAA family ATPase, whose protein sequence is MSKPLNPMPMPNPSRTGTTDVPHSGVVVLIGANGAGKSRMGAWIENPLSSSQHMGMGAGAGSRRAYRIGSQRQLTLPDEASRVGARTASEQLDRGNEMSGAGPSRVSGPDPAIGVLDDFRLLMNALFAQRAEIDRAYTERARQANGAAIGAPDEDPLLKLTRIWQMVFPERQLNIGDHQIRATTLSGSEYNASRLSDGERVGFYLVAQALLAPANKAIIIDEPELHLHESIQARLWDVLEQERADCTFIYITHDLAFAASRVTATKIALFDFEPAQVSALPGPNNQLGRWDWAQVPSTHGLPEDVVLRILGSRRPTLFVEGDTGSRDQKLYEILFPEYFIVPSGGHENVDKSVRAFTQQVKLHHLSPFGLIDRDDRDTAEIDGLAKRGVFVLPVAGVENLLAMPECLAAFSAHRGDDATVGKHLMDDGCRRVLAAMRRAREATIRKRAVYAIRRKLHQVASDGDGRSDVISAVNNAVIRADAGTLYDQAQAAVDEALAMLEQGTIEAILIVFRDKAILEELAAAYSLTRSDFETTMFQLLSQDQALRGALRARLPVPLQPNSRSPVAPQ